A section of the Phaseolus vulgaris cultivar G19833 chromosome 8, P. vulgaris v2.0, whole genome shotgun sequence genome encodes:
- the LOC137825528 gene encoding SNF2 domain-containing protein CLASSY 2-like, with amino-acid sequence MVQRKRRLDQTKHPFNSHPFEAVAYGKWQAVEFIKIEAGILSMHFVDNHYMTMEKGPLSDIRISSRKATLSDCSRFLRPGIDICVLSAPQQSTDSDAIVIDPVWTDAKISSIQRKPHDSECSCQFYVNFYVHQGSLGAELRTLSKEIKVVGIKQISILQKLENTPCEDQHYRWASSEDCSIISHTKLLLGKVLCDLSWLVVASALKKISFCFRCLEEKLVYQILGRDTVSTSLNKDFHIDVVNFRTESGMLVPFVSQVATPVTKKIGHVQESHEDKVSLSYSVEGLRRSKRRNVQPERYLGCDNDASEIDVGSFRNRPPVKIDTWKDEDDQELHIPLAYLFGLQKNFLEEVTDNHQKKASTCRELVMYKRRMAKNQEVKSGENYDNEDQNRLAIIPIPDQDDPLLVEHCDVEHCDDLDDKVTRSYGHESPKHYSKYYHLTSTPNKSTRKDDKFLPFEPNNHPSTSDDVEKNDDLSLRYHYSYGVPKSQRKSLCGLDDIVDLGNKWEGMRPNKGVRRKKSHGAYSRSRDHGEGKRYNYKDRTLNAAAYKDLINSYLKNINTKPTQEEPSITDQWKENNTTSTIGQKTGTGTLDEEDAEEVSEMDMLWRELEVSLASCYLEEDSNAAFITDTVEKPNEGCPHDFRMNEEIGIYCYRCGLVSTEIKYITPPFIQHSAWHQEEKHSAEEDSRIRVDEDDDLNLFPALDSPEGPVSQENDNVWALIPELRIKLHAHQKKAFEFLWQNIAGSMEPRLMEAKSKRMGGCVVSHTPGAGKTFLIIAFLVSYLKLFPGKRPLVLAPKTTLYTWYKEFIKWDIPIPVYLIHGRRTYRVFKQKSPVVLPGVPKPTDDVKHVLDCLEKIQKWHSQPSVLIMGYTSFLTLMREDSKFAHRKYMAKVLRESPGIMVLDEGHNPRSTKSRLRKVLMKVQTKLRILLSGTLFQNNFCEYFNTLCLARPKFIHEVLKALDPKYRRKGKVAKKASHLLESRARKFFLDKIAKKIDSGKGRERQQGLKMLRNVTNGFIDVYEGGSADGLPGLQIYTLLMNSTDTQHEILHKLHKKMSQCNGYPLELELLITLGSIHPWLVKTAVCAQKFFSSEQLMELEKCKFDLKIGSKVRFVLSLIYRVVRKEKVLIFCHNIAPVKLFVEYFEKYFGWLRGKEVLVLTGELELFERGRVMDKFEEPGGVAKILLASITACAEGISLTAASRVIMLDSEWNPSKTKQAIARAFRPGQQKVVYVYQLLVTGSLEEDKYRRTTWKEWVSSMIFSEAFVEDPSQWQAEKIEDDILREMVAEDRSKSFHMIMKNEKASSTNK; translated from the exons ATGGTGCAAAGAAAAAGACGATTAGATCAAACCAAGCATCCATTCAATTCTCACC CCTTTGAAGCAGTTGCCTATGGCAAATGGCAAGCTGTGGAGTTCATAAAGATTGAGGCAGGAATCCTGTCTATGCATTTTGTAGATAATCATTATATGACTATGGAGAAAGGACCCTTGTCAGACATTAGGATAAGTTCAAGGAAAGCTACTTTATCTGATTGCTCCCGTTTTCTGCGTCCTGGAATTGACATATGTGTACTATCTGCCCCTCAACAATCTACTGATTCAGATGCAATTGTTATTGACCCT GTCTGGACTGATGCTAAAATAAGCTCTATACAAAGAAAACCTCATGACTCTGAGTGCTCGTGTCAGTTTTATGTCAACTTCTATGTTCATCAAGGTTCGCTTGGTGCAGAGCTAAGAACTCTTAGCAAGGAGATTAAAGTAGTTGGAATCAAACAAATATCCATCCTCCAGAAACTTGAAAATACTCCTTGTGAAGATCAGCACTACCGGTGGGCATCATCCGAGGACTGTTCCATTATATCACACACTAAATTGCTTTTGGGAAAAGTGTTATGTGATCTTTCATGGTTAGTTGTTGCCTCAGCTTTAAAGAAGATTTCATTTTGCTTTAGATGTCTAGAAGAAAAGCTAGTGTATCAAATTTTGGGAAGAGATACTGTTAGCACTTCATTGAATAAAGATTTTCACATTGATGTTGTGAATTTCAGAACAGAAAGTGGCATGTTAGTACCCTTTGTTTCTCAAGTAGCTACACCTGTAACTAAGAAGATTGGTCATGTACAGGAATCCCATGAAGATAAAGTATCACTATCTTATAGTGTTGAGGGCTTGCGGCGTTCTAAGCGTCGGAATGTTCAACCAGAGCGTTACCTTGGTTGTGATAATGATGCTTCTGAGATTGATGTTGGTTCTTTCAGAAACAGACCACCGGTGAAGATAGACACATGGAAAGATGAGGATGACCAAGAACTACATATACCATTAGCATACCTGTTTGGTTTGCAGAAGAACTTTCTAGAAGAAGTTACTGATAATCATCAAAAGAAGGCAAGTACCTGCCGGGAGCTTGTGATGTATAAGAGGAGAATGGCCAAGAATCAGGAGGTAAAGTCAGGAGAAAATTATGATAATGAAGATCAAAATCGACTTGCTATTATTCCTATTCCTGATCAAGATGATCCGCTACTTGTTGAGCATTGTGATGTTGAGCATTGTGATGATTTAGATGACAAGGTTACTAGAAGTTATGGTCATGAATCCCCTAAACATTATTCCAAATATTATCATCTAACTAGTACCCCCAATAAATCAACAAGGAAAGATGATAAATTTTTACCTTTTGAGCCAAATAACCATCCTTCAACGTCAGATGATGTAGAAAAGAATGATGATTTGTCATTGAGATATCATTATAGTTATGGTGTCCCTAAGTCACAGAGGAAGAGTTTATGTGGTTTGGATGATATAGTGGATCTTGGAAATAAATGGGAAGGGATGAGACCCAATAAAGGAGTTCGAAGGAAAAAATCTCATGGAGCATATTCAAGAAGTAGAGATCATGGAGAAGGGAAAAGATACAACTATAAAGACAGAACCTTAAATGCAGCTGCCTACAAGGATTTGATAAATTCATACTTAAAGAATATTAATACAAAACCTACTCAAGAAGAACCATCTATCACTGACCAGTGGAAGGAAAACAACACAACTAGTACCATTGGGCAAAAGACGGGAACAGGAACTCTTGATGAAGAGGATGCAGAAGAAGTATCTGAAATGGATATGTTGTGGAGAGAACTGGAAGTTTCATTGGCGTCATGCTATCTGGAAGAG GATTCAAATGCTGCGTTTATCACTGACACTGTGGAAAAGCCGAATGAAGGCTGTCCACATGATTTCAGAATGAATGAAGAAATTGGAATTTACTGCTATAGATGTGGCTTAGTGAGCACTGAGATCAAATATATTACGCCACCCTTT ATTCAACATTCGGCCTGGCACCAAGAGGAGAAGCACAGTGCTGAAGAAGATTCACGAATCAGAGTTGATGAGGATGATGATTTGAATCTTTTCCCCGCCCTAGATTCTCCTGAGGGACCTGTGTCTCAAGAAAATGATAACGTTTGGGCATTGATTCCCGAACTTAGAATAAAGTTGCATGCTCATCAGAAGAAAGCCTTTGAGTTTCTCTGGCAAAACATTGCAGGGTCCATGGAGCCCAGACTTATGGAAGCAAAATCCAAAAGAATGGGTGGCTGTGTGGTATCTCATACTCCTGGTGCTGGAAAAACTTTTCTCATCATTGCTTTTCTTGTGAGCTACTTGAAGTTATTCCCAGGGAAGAGACCTCTTGTCCTTGCTCCAAAAACAACCCTCTATACTTGGTACAAAGAATTTATTAAGTGGGATATTCCTATACCAGTGTATCTGATTCATGGTCGTAGGACATACCGTGTATTCAAGCAGAAATCACCGGTTGTTCTTCCTGGAGTTCCCAAGCCCACTGATGATGTCAAGCATGTTTTGGATTGTCTTGAGAAGATACAAAAATGGCATTCACAACCGAGTGTTCTAATAATGGGTTACACTTCATTTTTAACATTGATGCGTGAGGATTCAAAGTTTGCACACAGAAAATACATGGCTAAAGTACTGAGGGAAAGCCCTGGGATCATGGTACTGGATGAAGGGCACAATCCCAGAAGCACTAAATCAAGGTTGAGAAAGGTTTTGATGAAAGTACAAACAAAATTGAGAATACTGCTTTCTGGTACATTGTTTCAGAATAATTTCTGTGAATACTTTAATACTCTGTGCTTGGCAAGACCAAAGTTTATTCATGAAGTACTGAAAGCATTAGACCCCAAATACAGGAGAAAAGGGAAAGTGGCAAAAAAGGCAAGTCATTTACTAGAGTCACGGGCTAGAAAATTCTTCTTAGACAAAATTGCTAAGAAGATCGACTCTGGTAAAGGTAGGGAGAGGCAGCAGGGTCTAAAGATGTTGAGAAATGTGACAAATGGTTTCATAGATGTTTATGAAGGTGGGAGTGCTGATGGTCTACCtggtttacaaatttatacattGTTAATGAATTCAACCGATACACAACATGAGATTTTGCATAAACTGCACAAGAAAATGTCCCAGTGCAATGGTTACCCTCTGGAATTAGAGCTTTTGATAACTCTTGGTTCAATACATCCCTGGCTGGTCAAAACGGCAGTATGTGCTCAGAAGTTTTTCTCTTCTGAGCAACTGATGGAGCTAGAAAAATGCAAATTTGATCTAAAAATAGGGTCCAAAGTAAGATTTGTTTTGAGCCTTATCTACCGTGTTGTGAGAAAGGAGAAGGTTCTTATATTTTGCCACAACATTGCACCTGTGAAGCTATTTGTGGAGTATTTTGAGAAGTACTTTGGATGGCTAAGAGGTAAGGAAGTTTTGGTTCTAACTGGGGAATTAGAGCTCTTTGAAAGGGGTAGAGTAATGGATAAGTTTGAGGAACCTGGTGGAGTAGCAAAGATACTCCTTGCTTCCATTACAGCTTGTGCTGAAGGCATTAGTTTGACAGCAGCTTCTCGAGTTATCATGTTGGACTCAGAGTGGAACCCTTCAAAAACAAAGCAGGCCATTGCTCGGGCTTTTCGGCCTGGTCAGCAGAAAGTTGTTTATGTGTATCAGCTCTTGGTGACAGGTTCATTGGAGGAAGACAAGTACAGAAGAACCACTTGGAAAGAGTGGGTGTCAAGCATGATCTTCAGTGAAGCCTTTGTGGAGGACCCTTCTCAGTGGCAAGCTGAGAAGATTGAAGATGATATACTCAGAGAAATGGTTGCTGAAGACAGGTCTAAATCATTCCACATGATCATGAAGAATGAAAAAGCTTCTTCTACCAACAAATAA
- the LOC137824181 gene encoding abscisic acid receptor PYL4-like: protein MTCPIQLQRFNPATDASTAIANGVNCTKPPHTAPSTRRLLPKGSVPEAAARHHTQAVGPGQCCSVVIQAIEAPVSAVWPVVRRFDKPQGYKHFVKSCHVVAGEGIRVGALREVLVVSGLPAVSSTERLEILDDERHVMSFSVIGGDHRLRNYRSVTTLHGDGNGGTVVIESYVVDVPAGNTKEETCVFVDTIVRCNLQSLAQIAMANQQH, encoded by the coding sequence ATGACTTGCCCTATTCAACTCCAACGATTCAACCCTGCAACCGACGCATCCACCGCCATCGCAAACGGCGTTAACTGTACCAAGCCGCCGCACACGGCGCCGTCAACGCGACGTCTCTTGCCCAAAGGAAGCGTGCCGGAGGCGGCGGCGCGGCACCACACGCAAGCGGTGGGGCCCGGCCAGTGCTGCTCCGTCGTGATTCAGGCTATCGAGGCGCCGGTCTCCGCCGTGTGGCCCGTGGTGCGGCGCTTCGACAAACCGCAGGGTTACAAGCACTTCGTGAAGAGCTGCCACGTGGTCGCCGGCGAAGGCATTCGCGTCGGCGCGCTCCGCGAGGTGCTCGTGGTCTCCGGCCTCCCCGCCGTTTCGAGCACCGAGCGCCTCGAGATCCTTGACGACGAGCGGCACGTGATGAGCTTCAGCGTGATCGGCGGCGACCACCGCCTGAGGAACTACCGGTCGGTGACGACGCTCCACGGGGACGGTAACGGAGGGACAGTGGTGATCGAGTCCTACGTGGTGGACGTACCGGCCGGTAACACTAAGGAGGAGACTTGCGTGTTCGTGGACACAATCGTACGGTGCAATTTGCAGTCCCTCGCTCAGATCGCCATGGCAAATCAACAACACTGA
- the LOC137826358 gene encoding protein trichome birefringence-like 33, with protein sequence MQMKAPFSASSSLLRGKGRLSPYLFTLIAFILFVAILYGQDFMCIFDEQLQNYSYSDKLSSTTQKVKQQKVPFAVGKVEEGCDVFSGSWVRDELTRPLYEESECPYIQPQLTCQEHGRPDKDYQHWRWQPHRCDIPKFNASLVLETLRGKRMMFVGDSLNRGQYVSFVCLLHKLIPEDEKSMETFDSLTIFTAKEYNATIEFYWAPFLLESNSDNAVIHRISDRIVRKGSINKHGRNWKGVDILVFNTYLWWMTGLKMKVLLGSFDDEVKEIVELSTEDAYRMAMKSMLRWVRLNMDPKKTRVFFTSMSPSHGKSIDWGDEEGGNCYNQTTLIDDPTYWGSDCRRSIMEVIGEVFSKSKVPITFLNITQLSNYRRDAHTSIYKKQWSPLTAEQLANPISYADCVHWCLPGLQDTWNELLFAKLFYT encoded by the exons ATGCAGATGAAGGCACCATTCTCAGCCTCTTCTTCTCTTCTCAGAGGCAAGGGGCGTCTCTCTCCTTACCTCTTCACTCTCATAGCTTTCATCCTCTTCGTTGCCATTCTCTATGGCCAAGACTTCATGTGCATCTTCGATGAACAGCTCCAAAACTACTCTTATTCTGACAAACTCTCCTCCACAACTC agAAGGTGAAACAACAAAAGGTACCATTTGCTGTGGGAAAAGTAGAAGAAGGATGTGATGTGTTTAGTGGAAGTTGGGTTCGAGATGAGTTGACTCGGCCATTGTATGAAGAATCAGAATGTCCATATATTCAACCACAATTGACTTGTCAAGAACATGGACGACCTGATAAAGATTATCAACATTGGAGATGGCAACCACATCGTTGTGATATTCCCAA ATTCAATGCTAGTTTGGTACTTGAAACACTTCGGGGGAAAAGGATGATGTTTGTTGGTGATTCTCTTAATCGCGGTCAATATGTTTCTTTTGTATGTCTTCTTCATAAACTCATTCCTGAAGATGAAAAATCAATGGAAACCTTTGATTCACTCACAATATTTACTGCAAAG GAATATAATGCCACAATTGAGTTCTATTGGGCACcttttcttcttgaatcaaactCGGACAATGCTGTCATTCATAGGATATCTGATAGGATTGTCAGAAAAGGTTCAATCAATAAGCATGGTAGGAATTGGAAAGGTGTTGACATTTTAGTATTCAACACCTATCTTTGGTGGATGACTGGCTTGAAGATGAAAGTATT ACTTGGATCATTCGATGATGAAGTAAAAGAGATTGTTGAGCTTTCAACAGAGGATGCGTACCGCATGGCTATGAAAAGTATGCTTAGATGGGTTAGGTTGAACATGGATCCAAAGAAAACTAGAGTGTTTTTCACAAGCATGTCACCTTCCCATGGAAA GAGCATAGATTGGGGAGATGAAGAAGGGGGAAATTGTTACAACCAAACCACTTTAATTGATGATCCAACCTATTGGGGCTCAGATTGTAGGAGGAGTATAATGGAAGTAATTGGAGAAGTTTTTAGCAAATCTAAAGTTCCCATTACATTTTTGAACATTACACAATTGTCCAATTATCGTAGAGATGCGCACACTTCAATCTATAAGAAACAATGGAGTCCATTGACTGCAGAGCAATTAGCTAACCCAATTAGTTATGCTGATTGTGTGCATTGGTGTTTACCTGGCCTTCAAGACACTTGGAATGAGCTTTTGTTTGCCAAGTTATTTTATACTTAA